A single genomic interval of Methyloceanibacter caenitepidi harbors:
- a CDS encoding ABC transporter substrate-binding protein yields the protein MTRFLTLFLVALLGSATIATAGGKTLRMAYDADPTSLDPHEQLASATLQLSHLVFDPLVRRRQDNSFEPRLAESWEQIDDVTLRFHLREGVKFHSGRELTADDVVWTFERLKKSPDFKALYEPFESATAVDEYTVDIVTKAPYPLTLNLATYIFPMDRVFYSGTDENGRPKDAVVKHGASFASANISGTGPFRVTKREQGIRLELERVDDYWDKDSPGNVDKIVLTPIKEPATRVAALLAGDVDFIAPVPPTDFRRLEAASCCTLVTMPSTRILTFELNQDRVEAFKDPRVRKAMSYAINREGIAKKIMRGFATPAGQLSPEGYAGHDPALKPPYDLEKAKALMKEAGYEDGFSVTMIAPNNRYVGDARIAEAVAAMLAKINIKVDLQTMPKAQYWQRFDQRDGDILMIGWQSDTQDSANFYEFLAMTPDATTGYGQYNAGAYSNPEVDRLTMQTQTMTDPEARAEVLKEIERILADDAALLPLQWQHLAWAARKNVNIAPVVNAIDMPYLADLVID from the coding sequence ATGACCCGATTTCTGACGCTCTTTCTCGTGGCGCTTCTGGGCTCCGCTACCATCGCGACCGCCGGGGGCAAGACCCTGCGGATGGCCTACGACGCCGATCCGACCTCGCTCGATCCCCATGAGCAGCTCGCCAGCGCGACGCTTCAGCTGTCGCATTTGGTCTTCGATCCGCTGGTGCGCCGGCGGCAAGACAACTCGTTCGAGCCGCGCCTGGCGGAGAGCTGGGAGCAAATCGACGACGTCACCTTGCGCTTCCATTTGCGGGAAGGCGTCAAGTTTCACTCGGGGCGGGAGTTGACCGCGGACGACGTGGTGTGGACTTTCGAGCGCCTCAAGAAGAGTCCAGATTTCAAAGCCTTGTATGAGCCTTTTGAATCGGCAACGGCAGTCGACGAGTATACCGTCGACATCGTCACCAAGGCGCCGTACCCGCTCACGCTGAACCTAGCCACCTACATCTTTCCCATGGACCGCGTGTTCTACTCAGGCACGGACGAGAATGGCCGGCCGAAAGACGCGGTGGTGAAACATGGGGCGTCCTTCGCCTCTGCCAATATCAGCGGGACGGGTCCGTTCCGCGTGACGAAGCGCGAGCAGGGCATCCGGCTCGAGCTGGAGCGCGTCGACGATTATTGGGACAAGGACTCGCCCGGCAACGTGGACAAGATCGTGCTGACGCCGATCAAGGAGCCCGCGACCCGAGTCGCCGCGCTGCTCGCGGGCGATGTCGACTTCATCGCGCCCGTTCCGCCCACAGACTTTAGGCGCTTGGAGGCCGCGTCCTGCTGCACGCTCGTGACCATGCCGTCGACGCGGATACTCACGTTCGAATTGAACCAGGATCGCGTCGAGGCTTTCAAGGACCCGCGCGTCCGCAAGGCCATGAGCTACGCCATCAACCGGGAAGGGATCGCGAAGAAGATCATGCGCGGCTTCGCGACGCCCGCAGGGCAACTCAGCCCCGAAGGCTACGCGGGACACGATCCCGCTCTGAAGCCCCCGTACGACCTTGAGAAGGCCAAGGCGCTGATGAAGGAGGCCGGTTACGAGGACGGCTTCTCGGTGACCATGATCGCCCCCAACAATCGCTACGTGGGGGATGCCCGGATTGCCGAGGCGGTGGCCGCGATGCTCGCCAAGATCAACATCAAGGTCGACCTGCAGACCATGCCCAAAGCGCAATACTGGCAGCGCTTCGACCAGCGCGACGGCGACATCCTGATGATTGGCTGGCAGTCGGATACGCAAGACTCGGCGAATTTCTACGAGTTCCTGGCCATGACGCCGGATGCCACGACGGGGTACGGCCAATACAACGCGGGCGCCTATTCAAACCCTGAAGTGGACCGGCTGACGATGCAGACGCAGACCATGACGGATCCGGAAGCCCGCGCCGAAGTCCTGAAAGAGATTGAGCGCATCCTTGCCGACGACGCGGCGCTGCTCCCCCTTCAATGGCAACACCTGGCGTGGGCTGCGCGCAAGAATGTGAATATCGCGCCCGTCGTGAATGCCATAGACATGCCCTATCTTGCCGACCTCGTGATCGACTAG
- the bioD gene encoding dethiobiotin synthase, with protein MSGFFVTGTDTEVGKTLVSAWLLTQLDGAYWKPIQAGTVPTTDSATVQQLAELPVSRVLPEAYLLPEPMAPHESARRANIALDMEKIKLPPHDGLVVVEGAGGLMVPIVDGTYMIDLADALDLPIILVARSTLGTINHTLLSLEAIRRRGLPLAGVVISGSETPHNRAAIERFGKVEVIAEIPQLETVNRDTLKAIEPELDLLKLATVRP; from the coding sequence TTGTCCGGCTTTTTCGTTACAGGCACAGACACCGAGGTCGGCAAGACGCTGGTCTCGGCCTGGTTGCTGACCCAGCTCGACGGGGCCTATTGGAAGCCGATCCAGGCTGGCACCGTACCGACCACGGACTCGGCGACCGTTCAGCAACTGGCCGAACTTCCCGTCAGCCGTGTCCTTCCCGAGGCCTATCTCCTGCCCGAGCCAATGGCGCCCCATGAATCGGCACGCCGGGCCAACATCGCGCTGGACATGGAGAAGATCAAACTGCCTCCTCACGATGGGCTCGTGGTCGTCGAGGGCGCTGGCGGCTTGATGGTGCCGATCGTGGACGGGACCTATATGATCGATCTGGCGGATGCGCTCGACCTGCCCATCATCCTTGTCGCCCGCTCGACCCTCGGGACGATCAACCATACGCTGCTGTCGCTGGAGGCAATCCGGCGCCGGGGGCTGCCGCTCGCGGGCGTCGTCATCAGCGGGTCCGAAACGCCACATAACCGTGCGGCCATCGAACGCTTCGGCAAGGTCGAGGTGATCGCCGAGATTCCTCAACTCGAGACGGTGAACCGCGACACGCTGAAAGCCATCGAGCCGGAGCTCGATCTACTCAAACTCGCAACGGTAAGGCCGTGA
- a CDS encoding methyltransferase domain-containing protein: MSLNSPILSRRSAAVAARFGAKADVYEAHAGLQADVAAKLAKHLPDLEAPTVLELGCGTGLLSRHLVARYPDGAFHLTDAAPGMIGACRDNIEGTGANVSYEVMDTAGPIAYDNLDLIATSMMLHWLNDPVAVLHGLQRRLAPGGVLLFATLGPDCFAEWRTVLATEGLPSGTPHLPELPGVVEEAHLTPDKDSLSFLRRMQAVGGLHPRDGYDPLSAGALRRAIRATNIRFGGRVTWHIVYGRLERP; the protein is encoded by the coding sequence ATGTCGTTGAATTCGCCAATTCTGTCTCGACGTAGCGCCGCCGTCGCGGCACGGTTCGGCGCGAAGGCGGACGTGTACGAAGCGCATGCAGGGCTGCAGGCCGATGTTGCCGCGAAGCTTGCAAAGCATCTTCCGGATCTCGAAGCGCCGACAGTCTTGGAGCTCGGCTGCGGGACGGGGCTGCTGAGCCGTCATCTCGTCGCGCGCTACCCAGACGGCGCGTTTCATTTGACCGACGCGGCCCCCGGTATGATCGGAGCCTGCCGTGACAATATCGAGGGAACAGGCGCGAATGTTTCCTACGAGGTCATGGATACGGCCGGGCCCATCGCTTACGACAATCTCGATCTGATCGCGACCAGCATGATGCTCCACTGGCTGAACGATCCGGTGGCTGTGCTCCATGGCTTGCAGCGCCGGCTCGCGCCGGGCGGCGTGCTCTTGTTCGCGACGCTGGGTCCCGACTGCTTCGCGGAGTGGCGCACCGTGCTCGCCACCGAAGGTCTGCCCAGCGGCACGCCTCATCTGCCGGAGCTGCCCGGCGTGGTCGAAGAAGCGCACCTAACGCCCGATAAGGATTCACTTTCCTTCCTCCGGCGTATGCAGGCTGTGGGCGGTCTTCATCCCCGCGACGGTTACGACCCGCTCTCCGCGGGCGCGCTGCGCCGGGCCATCCGCGCGACCAATATTCGCTTTGGCGGCCGTGTGACCTGGCACATCGTCTATGGGCGCCTAGAGCGACCCTGA
- a CDS encoding aminotransferase class I/II-fold pyridoxal phosphate-dependent enzyme, translated as MQASESRYDAFLEKLSRERLRRDLTGIAAREARTLEVGGRTYVNLASNDYLGLRFHEALIERACAWAKEFGTGSGASRLVTGNLEIFEGIERKVAALKNKPAALIMASGFQANAGVLQALFDRRVLGAEPLVFADRLNHASMHFGCQAAGVRQIRYRHGSAVHLAELLEQHAADDRPKFILTESVFSMDGDVAWMEEIRELAREHDAMLIVDDAHATGILGEGGCGQSDGADVVIGTFSKALGSFGAYVACSDTMRDYLINRCGGFIYSTALPPPVLGAIDAALDLVPSMDVERARVASYSVSFRDECREFGYDTGQSLTQIVPVIVGTAEAALGLSDRLREAGLWATAIRPPTVPNGTARVRLTFTAAHTGEDFSRLVEVFKAAAGPRTECVFD; from the coding sequence ATGCAGGCAAGCGAAAGCCGATATGACGCCTTCCTCGAGAAGCTGAGCCGGGAGCGCCTGCGGCGGGATCTGACCGGCATCGCCGCGCGGGAGGCCCGGACCCTGGAGGTCGGCGGCCGGACCTACGTCAATCTGGCCAGCAACGACTATCTGGGCTTGCGGTTTCACGAGGCTCTGATCGAGCGCGCCTGCGCCTGGGCGAAGGAATTCGGAACAGGCTCGGGCGCCTCGCGGCTTGTCACGGGCAATCTTGAGATTTTCGAGGGTATCGAGCGCAAGGTGGCCGCGCTCAAGAACAAGCCGGCGGCGCTCATCATGGCCTCGGGCTTTCAGGCTAATGCGGGTGTGCTTCAGGCGCTGTTCGATAGGCGCGTTCTGGGTGCCGAGCCGCTGGTGTTTGCCGACCGGCTCAATCACGCCAGCATGCATTTCGGCTGTCAGGCCGCCGGCGTGCGCCAAATCCGCTATCGCCACGGGTCTGCCGTCCATCTCGCCGAACTCCTGGAGCAGCATGCCGCCGACGATCGCCCGAAATTTATCCTCACCGAGAGCGTGTTCTCGATGGACGGCGATGTAGCGTGGATGGAGGAAATCAGAGAACTCGCGCGCGAACACGATGCCATGCTGATCGTCGACGACGCCCACGCCACCGGCATTCTGGGGGAGGGCGGTTGCGGCCAATCCGACGGGGCCGACGTGGTGATCGGTACGTTCTCCAAGGCGCTGGGGAGTTTCGGTGCCTATGTCGCCTGTTCGGACACGATGCGGGACTATCTGATCAACCGCTGTGGCGGGTTCATCTATTCGACGGCGCTTCCGCCGCCTGTGTTGGGGGCCATCGATGCCGCGCTCGATCTTGTGCCGTCCATGGATGTCGAGCGCGCGCGCGTGGCTTCTTACTCGGTATCGTTCCGGGACGAATGCCGCGAGTTCGGCTACGACACAGGCCAGTCGCTGACCCAGATCGTGCCGGTCATTGTCGGCACGGCCGAGGCTGCGCTTGGCCTAAGCGACCGTCTGCGCGAAGCGGGCTTGTGGGCCACGGCGATCCGGCCTCCCACCGTGCCGAACGGAACCGCGCGTGTCCGTTTGACGTTCACCGCAGCACATACCGGTGAGGACTTCTCGCGGCTTGTCGAGGTGTTCAAGGCGGCCGCGGGTCCGCGCACCGAGTGCGTGTTCGACTGA
- the glpX gene encoding class II fructose-bisphosphatase — METPSPANPDLIFSLRRVTESAACAAFNWIGRGDADDGGNAALEAMRAALAQIDVDAVVVIGEATAGEAPQPHRGERLGRPGAAFKADIAVDPVEGTSYLVRGLTNALAVLAVAPRGAMMDPGPAFYMEKFVASAPARGKIDPSWPTGKKLEELAKVLGKDIYDLNVFVLEKPRHRELVNEILAAGARVAMYPAGDVAGALMAAVPGSSIDALMGTGGTPEGIMSACAVRAIGGEFLARFDPQLQTETQAVHDAGIDTTRWYQRDELITSDDVFFCATGITTGLMLEGVERGKSHYKVQTMMITGATGERQIMTSYLPTDRLASVAARDVA; from the coding sequence ATGGAGACCCCGAGCCCGGCCAATCCGGATCTCATCTTTTCTTTGCGCCGTGTGACCGAGAGTGCGGCCTGCGCGGCCTTCAACTGGATCGGCCGAGGCGACGCGGACGACGGCGGCAATGCCGCGTTGGAAGCCATGCGCGCCGCGCTCGCGCAGATCGACGTCGACGCCGTCGTTGTCATCGGCGAGGCCACGGCCGGCGAGGCCCCGCAGCCGCATCGAGGCGAGCGCCTGGGACGCCCCGGGGCGGCCTTCAAGGCCGACATCGCCGTCGATCCGGTCGAGGGCACCAGCTATCTCGTCCGCGGCCTTACCAACGCGTTGGCGGTTCTGGCGGTCGCGCCGCGCGGCGCCATGATGGACCCGGGGCCCGCTTTCTATATGGAGAAGTTCGTGGCCTCGGCGCCCGCGCGCGGCAAGATCGACCCGTCCTGGCCGACGGGAAAGAAGCTCGAGGAGCTGGCGAAGGTTCTCGGCAAGGATATTTACGATCTGAACGTCTTCGTTCTGGAGAAGCCGCGCCACCGCGAGCTCGTCAACGAGATCCTGGCGGCAGGCGCCCGCGTGGCGATGTATCCGGCAGGCGACGTGGCCGGCGCTTTGATGGCGGCCGTACCCGGTTCGTCGATCGATGCGCTGATGGGAACGGGCGGTACTCCGGAAGGCATCATGTCCGCCTGCGCAGTCCGCGCCATCGGGGGCGAGTTTCTGGCCCGATTCGATCCTCAGCTCCAGACGGAGACCCAGGCCGTGCACGACGCCGGCATCGACACCACGCGCTGGTACCAGCGCGACGAACTCATAACCTCGGACGACGTGTTCTTCTGCGCGACGGGCATCACCACGGGCCTTATGCTCGAAGGCGTGGAGCGCGGAAAATCGCACTACAAAGTGCAGACAATGATGATAACCGGGGCGACGGGCGAACGGCAGATCATGACGAGCTATCTGCCGACCGACCGCCTTGCGAGTGTGGCGGCTCGCGACGTCGCCTAA
- the bioA gene encoding adenosylmethionine--8-amino-7-oxononanoate transaminase, whose product MNEHSNLQGSQSAEEIIALDKRHVWHPYTQHGVEVEPPVIARAKGASLFDADGREILDMISSWWTCTHGHAHPKINAALARQADTLEHIMFAGFTHAPAVNLAKALSDLLPDDLNRVFFTDDGSTAVETAIKVAYKSWVNRGQTRRTLVAFDGGYHGDTLGAMSVGRSSQMFGAFKDLMCDVRVVPYPATFEGDDAVEEREAGALSALEALLADHKQDIAALIIEPMMQGAAGLRMCRPSFLKRMVAMARAANVLVIFDEVATGFGRTGKLFAMEHADVTPDIVCLSKGLTGGYMALAATVVRDRLFDIFLGHDFDRALPHGHSFTGNPLACAVALASLGLFEEEQTMARITQINARHRTVLDVLAARPDVMRPRTLGSALAFDFGNDTQYQSDASLKLRAWYLANGLNIRPIGSTVYLMPPYCITDDELARAYATMIEGMDRLASGSL is encoded by the coding sequence GTGAACGAACACTCAAATCTACAGGGCTCCCAGTCCGCAGAAGAAATTATCGCGCTCGACAAGCGCCATGTCTGGCATCCCTACACGCAGCACGGCGTCGAGGTCGAACCGCCCGTCATCGCGCGTGCCAAGGGCGCATCGCTGTTCGACGCGGACGGGCGTGAAATCCTGGACATGATCTCGTCCTGGTGGACCTGCACGCACGGGCACGCCCATCCCAAGATCAACGCCGCGCTCGCCCGTCAGGCGGATACGTTGGAACACATCATGTTCGCCGGTTTCACCCATGCGCCGGCAGTCAATCTCGCCAAGGCGCTTTCCGACCTGCTGCCCGACGATCTCAACCGGGTGTTCTTCACCGACGACGGCTCCACCGCCGTCGAGACCGCCATCAAGGTCGCCTACAAGTCCTGGGTCAATCGCGGCCAGACCCGCCGGACGCTGGTCGCCTTCGACGGCGGCTACCACGGCGACACGCTCGGCGCGATGTCCGTCGGTCGCAGCTCGCAGATGTTCGGGGCCTTCAAGGATCTGATGTGCGACGTCCGCGTCGTGCCCTACCCCGCTACCTTCGAGGGCGACGATGCGGTCGAGGAGCGCGAGGCCGGCGCCCTGTCCGCGCTCGAAGCGCTTCTGGCGGACCACAAGCAAGACATCGCGGCGTTGATCATCGAACCGATGATGCAGGGCGCGGCAGGCTTGCGCATGTGCCGCCCGAGCTTCCTCAAGCGCATGGTGGCCATGGCGCGCGCCGCCAATGTGCTGGTCATCTTCGACGAGGTCGCGACCGGCTTCGGCCGAACCGGGAAACTGTTCGCCATGGAGCATGCGGACGTCACGCCCGACATCGTCTGCCTCTCCAAGGGCCTGACGGGTGGATACATGGCGCTCGCGGCCACGGTCGTGCGCGACCGGCTGTTCGATATCTTTCTCGGACACGATTTCGACCGGGCCCTGCCGCACGGGCATTCGTTCACGGGCAACCCGCTGGCCTGTGCGGTGGCACTGGCCTCGCTCGGCCTCTTCGAGGAGGAGCAAACCATGGCGCGGATCACGCAGATCAATGCCCGCCACCGGACCGTGCTCGACGTGCTGGCGGCACGGCCCGACGTGATGCGGCCACGGACACTCGGATCGGCGCTCGCCTTCGACTTCGGCAACGACACCCAGTATCAGTCGGACGCGAGCTTGAAGCTTCGTGCGTGGTATCTGGCGAACGGCCTCAACATCCGTCCCATCGGCTCGACGGTCTATCTGATGCCGCCCTACTGCATCACCGATGACGAACTGGCCCGCGCCTACGCCACCATGATCGAAGGGATGGACCGGCTGGCGTCAGGGTCGCTCTAG
- a CDS encoding ABC transporter permease, translating to MSASPAAGGTNGLIAFTRGRPGVGLAFIVLLVIAVAALSAPVIAPQDPFDLAGFDILDAELPPAWLEGGEARFPLGTDAQGRDLLSAILYGARISLLIGILAVLIQAAIGVTLGLLAGYFGGRIDAIVTRLADIQLALSTLMMAIVAMALVRAGLGGEALSLFAVPLLVVVIGLAEWPIFARTTRAAVLVEATKDYVRAARAVGDTDWIILRRHILPNSLSPLIIVATTQVAGAIMAEAALSFLGLGMPVTKPSLGTLIRSGYDLMFAGSWWVTVIPGLVLIAVLISINVLGDGLRDWLDPRRHSG from the coding sequence ATGAGCGCGTCTCCCGCGGCGGGCGGGACGAACGGACTGATTGCCTTCACGCGGGGGCGCCCGGGCGTCGGACTTGCCTTCATCGTGCTGCTCGTCATCGCGGTCGCGGCTCTGTCGGCGCCGGTGATCGCTCCCCAGGACCCGTTCGACCTTGCCGGGTTCGACATTCTGGACGCCGAATTGCCCCCGGCGTGGCTGGAAGGCGGCGAGGCACGCTTTCCGCTGGGGACCGACGCGCAAGGGCGCGATCTCCTCAGCGCTATCCTTTACGGCGCCCGCATCTCGCTCCTGATCGGCATTTTGGCGGTTTTGATCCAGGCCGCGATCGGCGTGACCTTGGGCCTGCTCGCGGGCTATTTCGGAGGCCGGATCGACGCCATCGTCACGCGCCTGGCCGATATCCAGTTGGCCCTTTCGACCTTGATGATGGCGATCGTCGCCATGGCGCTGGTTCGCGCCGGGCTCGGCGGGGAAGCGCTCAGCCTGTTCGCGGTGCCGCTGCTGGTCGTCGTGATCGGCCTTGCGGAATGGCCCATTTTCGCCCGGACGACGCGGGCGGCGGTGCTGGTTGAGGCCACCAAGGATTATGTGCGTGCGGCCCGCGCGGTCGGCGACACGGATTGGATCATTCTGCGCCGCCACATCCTCCCCAACAGCCTCTCGCCCCTGATCATCGTGGCCACGACGCAGGTCGCCGGAGCCATCATGGCCGAGGCGGCCTTGTCCTTTCTCGGCCTCGGCATGCCGGTCACGAAGCCGTCGCTCGGCACGCTGATCCGCTCCGGCTACGATCTCATGTTCGCCGGCAGCTGGTGGGTGACGGTTATACCCGGCCTGGTTCTCATCGCCGTGCTGATATCAATCAATGTCCTCGGGGACGGCCTACGCGATTGGCTGGATCCGCGCCGTCATTCGGGGTGA
- a CDS encoding ABC transporter permease, whose protein sequence is MGSLLSALAFLARRFFQALLVMLAILVIAFAVRESLGDPVREFTGQVVSESERAELRKELGLDRPWPVQFADYLGRAAQGDLGTSFIYKKPTVAVVLAKFPASFELVLGASLIVLLFCVPAGVYCAVRPDRLGARLVLGLSVLGISIPVFVTGIVLITVFSVWLGWLPAFGRGQTVAIGPWTTGLLTRDGLEHLLLPALTLSSIMLPLFVRLVRSAMLGELGHDYVRTAWAKGASPLRVWIVHALRNALLPLVAVGGLQVGTLVAYTLLTETVFQWPGMGFLFLEAVTRSDIPLITTYLVLVGLLFVVVNTLVDLLSLALDPRVSLEGAR, encoded by the coding sequence ATGGGTAGCCTGCTTTCCGCTCTTGCCTTTCTGGCGCGGCGCTTCTTTCAGGCGCTTCTCGTCATGCTGGCGATCCTGGTCATCGCCTTTGCGGTGCGCGAGAGCCTCGGCGATCCGGTCCGCGAGTTCACGGGGCAGGTGGTCTCGGAGTCGGAGCGCGCGGAGTTGCGTAAGGAGCTGGGGCTCGACCGCCCGTGGCCCGTCCAGTTCGCCGACTATCTCGGACGCGCCGCACAAGGCGATCTCGGCACGTCCTTCATCTACAAGAAGCCGACCGTCGCGGTGGTCCTGGCCAAGTTTCCGGCCAGTTTCGAACTGGTGCTGGGCGCGAGCCTGATCGTGCTGCTCTTCTGCGTTCCCGCAGGCGTCTACTGTGCCGTCCGGCCCGATCGGCTCGGCGCAAGGCTGGTTCTGGGATTGAGTGTGCTGGGGATCTCCATCCCCGTATTCGTCACCGGCATCGTGCTCATCACGGTGTTCTCCGTATGGCTCGGGTGGCTGCCCGCGTTCGGACGTGGGCAGACTGTCGCCATCGGACCCTGGACCACCGGTCTCCTCACGCGCGACGGTCTGGAACACCTCCTGCTGCCGGCGCTCACGCTCTCCTCGATCATGCTGCCATTGTTCGTCCGGCTGGTGCGCAGCGCCATGCTCGGCGAGTTGGGGCATGACTATGTGCGGACGGCCTGGGCCAAAGGAGCCTCACCCTTGCGCGTCTGGATCGTCCACGCGCTCCGCAACGCGCTTCTCCCCCTCGTGGCCGTGGGCGGTCTGCAAGTGGGCACGCTGGTCGCCTACACGCTCCTGACGGAGACCGTGTTCCAGTGGCCCGGCATGGGTTTTCTGTTTCTCGAAGCCGTGACGCGCTCCGACATTCCCCTGATCACGACCTATCTCGTGCTCGTCGGGCTGCTGTTCGTGGTGGTCAATACGTTGGTCGACCTGCTGAGTTTGGCGCTCGACCCGCGCGTCAGTCTGGAGGGGGCACGATGA
- a CDS encoding alpha/beta fold hydrolase encodes MHFVLVHGWGFNASIWTPLIAQLGDAETTAVDLGFVGSGGNAGVPDWPEDAIAVGHSLGVLWLLKNGGGRFAGLVSIQGFDRYCPHVPKSRVVALKRGIDRDPAGTMEAFWGSCGAPGFAPPSALKPDRLREGLDWLIQWDAEDIRKSLRCPVLSLATRDDVIVPPAMTEAIWGRENVVWQPVGGHVLPIKFPEWCAAHVVEFANSVST; translated from the coding sequence ATGCATTTCGTTCTCGTTCACGGTTGGGGGTTCAATGCATCGATCTGGACGCCCCTGATCGCGCAACTTGGCGACGCCGAAACGACTGCGGTCGACCTTGGGTTTGTTGGCAGCGGTGGGAACGCCGGCGTTCCGGACTGGCCGGAGGACGCTATCGCGGTCGGACATTCGCTCGGCGTGTTGTGGTTGCTCAAGAACGGCGGTGGACGGTTCGCGGGGCTGGTGTCCATCCAGGGCTTCGATCGCTATTGTCCGCACGTGCCGAAGTCCCGGGTCGTTGCCTTGAAGCGGGGCATCGATCGCGATCCGGCCGGCACCATGGAGGCTTTCTGGGGATCCTGCGGTGCGCCTGGGTTCGCGCCACCCTCGGCTTTGAAGCCCGACCGCTTGCGCGAAGGGCTCGATTGGCTAATACAGTGGGACGCAGAGGACATTCGGAAAAGCCTTAGATGTCCAGTTCTTAGCCTTGCAACCAGAGACGACGTCATCGTCCCGCCGGCGATGACCGAGGCCATCTGGGGCAGGGAGAATGTGGTGTGGCAGCCCGTGGGTGGGCATGTCTTGCCGATCAAGTTTCCGGAGTGGTGCGCCGCCCATGTCGTTGAATTCGCCAATTCTGTCTCGACGTAG
- a CDS encoding SRPBCC family protein, which translates to MFKKILLVLLVLIGAFAIYVALQPDEYRIERSVTIAAPTSAVFGHVNNLQKWEAWSPWAKLDPDAKVAFEGPEAGEGATMTWDGDDNVGAGKMTIVESEPDKAVDLAVTFTRPFEGGTNSDFSFTPKTDQTEGDQTEVTWAMHGTHNFMEKAFCVVFDGLGMMGKDIDKGLSQLKTVSEQS; encoded by the coding sequence ATGTTCAAGAAAATTCTGCTGGTGCTGTTGGTGCTGATTGGCGCCTTCGCAATTTACGTCGCGCTCCAGCCCGACGAATACCGGATCGAACGCTCGGTCACTATCGCCGCGCCCACAAGCGCGGTCTTCGGTCACGTCAACAACCTCCAGAAATGGGAGGCTTGGTCTCCCTGGGCGAAGCTAGATCCCGACGCCAAAGTCGCCTTCGAGGGTCCGGAGGCCGGAGAGGGCGCGACCATGACTTGGGACGGCGACGACAATGTCGGCGCCGGCAAGATGACAATCGTCGAAAGCGAGCCCGACAAGGCCGTCGATCTCGCGGTGACCTTCACCCGGCCGTTCGAGGGCGGCACCAACTCCGATTTCAGCTTCACGCCCAAAACCGACCAAACGGAGGGTGACCAGACCGAGGTCACCTGGGCGATGCATGGGACGCACAACTTCATGGAAAAGGCGTTCTGCGTCGTCTTCGACGGCCTCGGCATGATGGGTAAAGACATCGATAAGGGCCTTTCCCAGCTAAAAACCGTTTCGGAACAGTCCTGA
- a CDS encoding phosphoribulokinase — MPKRVDHPIILGIVGDSASGKTTLSAGVAQILGEEHCSVFCTDDYHCYSRKERNDAGLSALDPRANYIDILEQHLRLLRKGEPVLKPVYCHHDGTLGRPRYFRPTEFVIVEGLLGYSTRAMRDCYDVKIYLDPVDDLRIKWKIHRDTTKRNYKLEDVVASLERRKRDSSKFIHPQRTFADIVIRFLPPQEMDDTDTHLSVRHLLRPTLPHPDFSPLFDGNSNAGLHLELARDRDGKPVDVLEINGNISDKRAERIEDLLWNLIPEAGHLRDQVGRIDIANGANGANKSHPLALTQLLVGYHAVKAAMGVRAY, encoded by the coding sequence ATGCCCAAGCGAGTAGATCATCCGATCATCCTCGGAATCGTGGGTGATTCTGCGTCTGGAAAGACGACCTTGTCGGCCGGAGTCGCGCAGATTCTGGGCGAGGAGCATTGCTCGGTCTTTTGCACGGACGATTACCACTGCTACTCGCGGAAGGAGCGGAATGATGCCGGTCTTTCCGCCCTCGACCCGCGCGCGAATTACATCGACATCCTGGAGCAGCACCTGCGGCTCTTGCGCAAAGGCGAGCCGGTCCTGAAACCTGTCTATTGCCACCACGACGGAACACTGGGGCGTCCGCGCTATTTCAGACCGACCGAGTTTGTGATCGTCGAAGGTCTGCTCGGCTACAGCACACGCGCCATGCGGGACTGCTATGACGTCAAGATCTACCTCGATCCGGTCGACGACCTGAGGATCAAATGGAAGATCCACCGCGACACGACCAAGCGGAACTACAAGCTGGAGGACGTTGTCGCCTCGCTCGAACGGCGCAAGCGCGACAGTTCGAAGTTCATCCATCCGCAGAGGACCTTCGCCGATATCGTCATCCGGTTCCTGCCGCCCCAGGAGATGGACGACACCGACACCCATCTCAGCGTGCGGCATCTTTTGCGGCCCACATTGCCGCACCCGGACTTCTCGCCGCTGTTCGACGGCAACAGCAATGCGGGCCTGCATCTCGAGCTGGCGCGCGATAGGGATGGAAAACCCGTCGACGTACTTGAGATCAACGGCAATATCTCCGACAAGAGAGCCGAGCGGATCGAGGATCTGCTCTGGAATCTCATCCCGGAGGCGGGTCACTTGCGCGACCAGGTCGGTCGTATCGACATCGCCAACGGAGCCAATGGCGCGAATAAGAGCCACCCGCTGGCGCTGACCCAGCTTCTCGTGGGCTATCACGCGGTCAAGGCGGCGATGGGTGTTCGCGCCTACTAG